The proteins below come from a single Piscinibacter gummiphilus genomic window:
- a CDS encoding carbamoyltransferase codes for MITLGLNAAFHDSSAALVVDGVVVAAAEEERFTRIKHGKRPVPFSAWELPFNAIDFCLQQAGVTLADVDHVAYSYDPKTFLGERHAPTITLPLEPSAADHGDWESPWDPLFAAYIVNAPRQLADGWPHHLRKRLSGVKATSAPYRWHFVNHHTCHQASAFLAAPYPRCAVMTLDGRGEHATTTYGRHRDSRYEPMGEVLMPHSLGMLYEQMTTHLGFLHSSDEYKVMALAALGTPRFARRLRDAIHIGADGQYTIDPIDLTAIAGPAREPGSQMAEAHLDLAASLQDVLESVVIELCAWLREASGERYLAMAGGVALNCVMNARLRDSGIFDGIWVQPAAGDAGTGLGAALWVDARERRGLAPTDAKEQAVNTFAPRRWQMDHPYLGPAYGDDEIEQLLKWAKLPYRRCEDLAAETAELLAANRIVGWFQGRMEFGPRSLGARSILASPIDPAMQARLNELKDREDFRPVAPAVPEEELGNWFRPAEANGGQSPFMLFIYDLAPGAAERIPSACHTDRTARVQTVNRDTNPRFHALLKAFGKKTGVPVLVNTSFNVRGEPIVCSPKAAIEAFFSTPLDALSIGSFLVEKPSLQPST; via the coding sequence ATGATCACGCTCGGGCTGAATGCCGCCTTTCACGATTCGTCGGCTGCCCTGGTGGTGGATGGTGTGGTGGTCGCAGCGGCCGAAGAAGAGCGCTTCACCCGCATCAAGCATGGCAAGCGCCCCGTGCCGTTCTCGGCCTGGGAGCTGCCGTTCAACGCCATCGACTTCTGCCTCCAGCAGGCCGGCGTGACGCTCGCCGACGTCGACCACGTGGCCTACAGCTACGACCCCAAGACCTTCCTCGGCGAGCGCCACGCCCCCACGATCACGCTGCCGCTGGAGCCCTCGGCCGCCGACCACGGCGACTGGGAAAGCCCCTGGGACCCGCTCTTCGCCGCCTACATCGTCAACGCACCGCGCCAGCTCGCCGATGGCTGGCCGCACCACCTGCGCAAGCGGCTGAGCGGTGTGAAAGCCACAAGCGCGCCCTACCGCTGGCATTTCGTCAACCACCACACCTGCCACCAGGCGAGCGCCTTCCTCGCCGCGCCCTACCCGCGCTGCGCGGTGATGACGCTCGACGGCCGCGGCGAGCACGCCACCACCACCTACGGCCGCCACCGCGACAGCCGCTACGAGCCGATGGGCGAGGTGCTGATGCCGCATTCGCTGGGCATGCTCTACGAGCAGATGACCACGCACCTCGGCTTCCTGCATTCAAGCGACGAGTACAAGGTGATGGCGCTCGCCGCGCTCGGCACACCGCGCTTCGCCAGGCGGCTGCGCGACGCCATCCACATCGGGGCCGACGGCCAGTACACCATCGATCCCATCGACCTCACCGCCATCGCGGGCCCGGCGCGCGAGCCCGGCAGCCAGATGGCCGAGGCGCACCTCGACCTTGCCGCCTCGCTGCAGGACGTGCTCGAAAGCGTGGTGATCGAGCTGTGCGCCTGGCTGCGTGAAGCCAGCGGAGAGCGTTACCTCGCGATGGCCGGTGGCGTGGCGCTCAACTGCGTGATGAACGCCCGCCTGCGCGACAGCGGCATCTTCGACGGCATCTGGGTGCAACCCGCCGCGGGCGACGCCGGCACCGGCCTCGGCGCGGCACTCTGGGTCGACGCTCGCGAGCGCCGCGGCCTGGCGCCCACCGACGCGAAGGAGCAGGCGGTCAACACCTTCGCCCCCCGCCGCTGGCAGATGGATCACCCCTACCTCGGCCCCGCCTACGGCGACGACGAGATCGAGCAGCTGCTGAAGTGGGCCAAGCTGCCCTACCGCCGCTGTGAAGACCTCGCGGCCGAGACGGCCGAGCTGCTGGCCGCCAACCGCATCGTCGGCTGGTTCCAGGGCCGCATGGAGTTCGGCCCGCGATCGCTCGGCGCGCGCTCCATCCTCGCCTCGCCCATCGACCCGGCCATGCAGGCCCGCCTCAACGAACTGAAGGACCGCGAAGACTTCCGCCCGGTGGCGCCCGCGGTGCCTGAAGAAGAACTGGGCAACTGGTTCCGCCCGGCCGAGGCCAACGGCGGCCAGTCGCCCTTCATGCTCTTCATCTACGACCTCGCACCCGGTGCCGCAGAGCGCATTCCCTCGGCCTGCCACACCGACCGCACGGCCCGCGTGCAGACGGTCAATCGTGACACCAACCCCCGCTTCCATGCGCTGCTGAAGGCCTTCGGCAAGAAGACCGGCGTGCCGGTGCTGGTCAACACCTCGTTCAACGTGCGCGGCGAGCCCATCGTGTGCTCGCCCAAGGCGGCGATCGAGGCGTTCTTCAGCACACCGCTCGATGCACTCTCCATCGGCAGCTTCCTCGTCGAAAAGCCAAGCCTGCAGCCAAGCACATGA
- a CDS encoding glycosyltransferase family 2 protein has product MTPRISVVIPTYKRPQLLLRCLKSVLTQRFETDAYEVIVVDDGHDDATKHLVESLINGAPLAAELRYLRPPIGRGPAVARNVGWRAARGALVAFTDDDTVPARDWLAEGERVMAKHPEWVAMCGRVSVPIPGETTDHARMTAGLAKAEFVTANAFVRHWALEKVNGFDERFARAWREDSDLQFRLMAEVGHVGRSARAEVVHPVRSAPWGLSLSQQRNTFYDALLYKKHPRLYRERIRPVPPWNYYLIVALAFAALVLLFFRQIEWAMGSLAVMVVLVLHLAFERLRDTSHRLPHVLEMLATSALIPFLSVYWRLRGAIHFRVLFL; this is encoded by the coding sequence ATGACGCCGAGAATTTCCGTTGTCATTCCCACCTACAAACGCCCGCAGCTCCTGCTGCGCTGCCTCAAGTCCGTCCTGACCCAGCGCTTCGAGACCGACGCCTACGAAGTGATCGTGGTCGACGACGGGCACGACGACGCGACGAAGCACCTCGTCGAGTCGCTCATCAACGGTGCCCCGCTCGCCGCCGAGCTGCGCTACCTGCGCCCGCCCATCGGCCGTGGCCCGGCGGTCGCGCGCAACGTAGGCTGGCGCGCGGCGCGCGGTGCGCTCGTGGCCTTCACCGACGACGACACCGTGCCCGCCCGCGACTGGCTGGCCGAAGGCGAACGGGTGATGGCCAAGCACCCCGAGTGGGTGGCGATGTGCGGCCGCGTCAGCGTGCCCATCCCGGGCGAAACCACCGACCATGCGCGCATGACGGCTGGCCTGGCCAAGGCCGAGTTCGTGACGGCCAATGCCTTCGTGCGCCATTGGGCACTCGAGAAGGTGAACGGCTTCGACGAGCGCTTCGCCCGCGCCTGGCGAGAAGACTCCGATCTGCAGTTCCGCCTCATGGCCGAGGTCGGCCACGTGGGCCGCAGCGCGCGCGCCGAGGTCGTGCACCCCGTGCGCTCGGCGCCCTGGGGCCTGAGCCTCTCGCAGCAGCGCAACACCTTCTACGACGCGCTGCTCTACAAGAAGCACCCGCGGCTCTACCGCGAGCGCATCCGCCCGGTGCCGCCGTGGAATTACTACCTGATCGTGGCGCTCGCGTTCGCCGCACTCGTGCTGCTCTTCTTCCGCCAGATCGAGTGGGCGATGGGCAGCCTGGCGGTGATGGTGGTGCTCGTGCTGCACCTCGCCTTCGAGCGGCTGCGAGACACCAGCCACCGGCTGCCCCATGTGCTGGAGATGCTGGCCACCTCGGCGCTGATCCCCTTCCTTTCGGTCTACTGGCGGTTGCGCGGCGCCATCCACTTCAGGGTGCTCTTCCTGTGA